The following are encoded together in the Pseudoxanthomonas sp. YR558 genome:
- a CDS encoding ABC transporter ATP-binding protein: MLEMRQVAKVYRTEQVETHALRSLDLHVREGEFVAVTGPSGSGKTTFLNIAGLLETFTGGQFLLDGQDVSHLGDDARSRLRNQKIGFIFQGFNLIPDLNLFDNVDVPLRYRGMPAAERKQRIEDALARVGLGSRMKHYPAELSGGQQQRTAIARALAGSPRLLLADEPTGNLDSQMARGVMELLEEINRQGTTIIMVTHDPELAARAQRNVHIVDGMATDLSVEPALIRAAHAAEANASA, from the coding sequence ATGCTTGAGATGCGCCAAGTCGCCAAGGTCTACCGCACCGAACAGGTGGAAACGCATGCGCTGCGTTCGCTCGACCTGCATGTCCGCGAGGGCGAGTTCGTCGCGGTCACCGGCCCGTCGGGTTCCGGCAAGACCACCTTCCTCAACATCGCCGGCTTGCTGGAGACCTTCACCGGCGGTCAGTTCCTGCTCGACGGCCAGGACGTGAGCCACCTCGGCGACGACGCACGCTCGCGCCTGCGCAACCAGAAGATCGGCTTCATCTTCCAGGGCTTCAACCTGATCCCCGACCTCAACCTGTTCGACAACGTCGACGTGCCGCTGCGCTACCGCGGCATGCCCGCCGCCGAGCGCAAGCAGCGCATCGAAGACGCGCTCGCCCGCGTGGGCTTGGGCTCGCGCATGAAGCACTACCCCGCCGAACTGTCGGGCGGCCAGCAGCAGCGCACGGCGATCGCACGCGCGCTGGCCGGCAGCCCGCGCCTGCTGCTGGCGGACGAACCCACCGGCAACCTGGACTCACAGATGGCGCGCGGCGTGATGGAGCTGCTGGAGGAGATCAACCGCCAGGGCACCACGATCATCATGGTCACGCACGACCCCGAACTCGCCGCGCGCGCGCAGCGCAACGTGCACATCGTGGACGGCATGGCCACCGACCTGTCGGTGGAGCCTGCGCTGATCCGTGCGGCGCACGCCGCTGAAGCCAACGCCTCCGCCTGA
- a CDS encoding efflux RND transporter periplasmic adaptor subunit produces MIRDTSAQDRVLSSTQTRPAWRRWVWPAAGGALLLAGIVFAARGWLSGTASVDGARLRFGEVTRGDLVRDIAADGRVIAANSPTLYAVAGGVVTLKVVAGDKVAKGQPLAEIDSPELRSKLAQEQTMLAGLEAESSRATLDASVTRANAQKALDQAEIERQAAERTLQRYQRGFEGGAVPQVDVLEAQDNLRKAEISLSHARKDAGLQGQGAGLDARNKQLLAERQRAVVAEVQRQVDALTLRAPFDGQVGQVQAVQRSNVAINAPVLSVVDLSVFEVEIKVPESFARDLAIGMPATLTSAGQPYPGEISAVSPEVVNGEVVTRLRFSEKQPPGLRQNQRLSARILMDTRRNVLMVERGPFVEQSGGRYAYVMDGSSAVRRPVQLGVSSLSNVEVLSGLQPGDKVVVSGSDLFGDAERVSVN; encoded by the coding sequence ATGATTCGGGACACCTCCGCGCAAGACCGAGTGCTCAGCTCCACCCAGACCCGCCCGGCCTGGCGCCGTTGGGTGTGGCCTGCGGCTGGTGGCGCCCTGCTGCTGGCCGGCATCGTGTTCGCCGCCCGCGGCTGGCTCTCCGGCACCGCCTCGGTGGACGGGGCCCGCCTGCGTTTCGGCGAAGTCACCCGCGGCGACCTGGTCCGCGACATCGCCGCCGACGGCCGCGTCATCGCCGCCAACAGCCCCACCCTGTACGCCGTCGCCGGTGGCGTGGTCACCCTGAAGGTCGTGGCCGGCGACAAGGTCGCCAAGGGCCAGCCCCTGGCCGAGATCGACAGCCCGGAACTGCGCAGCAAACTGGCGCAGGAACAGACCATGCTGGCTGGCCTGGAAGCCGAATCCAGCCGCGCCACGCTGGACGCCAGCGTCACCCGCGCCAACGCGCAGAAGGCGCTGGACCAGGCGGAGATCGAACGCCAGGCCGCCGAACGCACCCTGCAGCGCTACCAGCGCGGCTTCGAAGGCGGCGCCGTGCCGCAGGTCGATGTGCTGGAGGCCCAGGACAACCTGCGCAAGGCCGAGATCTCCCTTTCCCACGCCCGCAAGGACGCCGGCCTGCAGGGCCAGGGTGCCGGCCTGGATGCCCGCAACAAGCAGCTTCTGGCCGAGCGCCAGCGCGCGGTGGTGGCCGAAGTGCAGCGCCAGGTCGATGCACTGACCCTGCGCGCGCCGTTCGATGGCCAGGTCGGCCAGGTGCAGGCCGTGCAGCGCTCCAACGTGGCGATCAACGCGCCGGTGCTGAGCGTGGTCGACCTGTCCGTCTTCGAAGTCGAGATCAAAGTGCCGGAGAGCTTCGCGCGCGACCTCGCCATCGGCATGCCGGCCACGCTGACCAGCGCCGGCCAGCCGTACCCGGGCGAGATTTCCGCGGTGTCGCCGGAAGTGGTGAACGGTGAAGTCGTCACCCGCCTGCGCTTCTCCGAGAAACAGCCGCCCGGCCTGCGCCAGAACCAGCGCCTGTCCGCGCGCATCCTGATGGACACCCGCCGCAACGTGCTGATGGTCGAGCGTGGCCCGTTCGTCGAACAGAGCGGCGGCCGCTACGCCTACGTCATGGACGGCAGTTCTGCGGTGCGTCGCCCGGTGCAGTTGGGCGTCAGCAGCCTGAGCAATGTCGAAGTGCTGAGCGGCCTGCAACCCGGCGACAAGGTCGTCGTTTCCGGCAGCGACCTGTTCGGCGATGCCGAGCGCGTCTCGGTCAACTGA
- the glmS gene encoding glutamine--fructose-6-phosphate transaminase (isomerizing), translated as MCGIVGAIADRDVVPVLIEGLKRLEYRGYDSAGIAVVDQQDVRRVRRTGRVAEMEGAAAAEGFNASLGIGHTRWATHGGVTEANAHPHISHGVALVHNGIIENHEEQREKLRALGYVFESQTDTEVIAHLMHHHLKGGDDLLTALQRTVKELTGAYALAVVSRKEPERMVCARMGCPLLIGLGEGENFIASDVSAIIQATRRVIFLEEGDTAEVTRQSVRVFDGKDQPIERDVHVSDVSLASLELGPYRHFMQKEIHEQPRAIADTIEAVIDGGFSPTLFGANAEAALKDIEGVQILACGTSYYAGMTARYWLEAIAGVPCNVEIASEYRYRAAYANPKHLIVTISQSGETLDTMEALKYAKSLGHQHTLSICNVPESAIPRASELVCYTRAGAEIGVASTKAFTTQLAALFQLTVVLGKLRGKVTPEQEADYLEQLRHLPGSVQHALNLEPQIAAWAERFAPKSDALFLGRGLHYPIALEGALKLKEISYIHAEAYPAGELKHGPLALVDADMPVVVIAPNDVLLEKVKSNMQEVRARGGELFVFTDQDSHFSESEGVHVIRTPRHVGVLSPIVHTIPVQLLAYHTALARGTDVDKPRNLAKSVTVE; from the coding sequence ATGTGCGGAATTGTGGGCGCGATCGCCGATCGCGACGTGGTGCCAGTACTCATCGAAGGACTGAAGCGGCTGGAATATCGGGGCTACGATTCGGCGGGCATTGCGGTGGTCGACCAGCAGGACGTGCGTCGCGTGCGCCGCACCGGCCGCGTGGCCGAAATGGAGGGCGCCGCCGCTGCCGAGGGCTTCAACGCGAGCCTGGGCATCGGCCACACACGCTGGGCGACCCACGGTGGCGTCACCGAGGCCAATGCGCATCCGCACATCAGCCACGGCGTGGCGCTGGTGCACAACGGCATCATCGAGAACCACGAAGAGCAGCGCGAGAAGTTGCGCGCGCTCGGCTATGTGTTCGAGTCGCAAACCGATACCGAAGTCATCGCGCACCTGATGCACCACCACCTCAAGGGCGGCGACGACCTGCTGACCGCGCTGCAGCGCACGGTGAAGGAACTGACCGGCGCCTACGCGTTGGCCGTGGTGAGCCGCAAGGAACCCGAGCGCATGGTGTGCGCGCGCATGGGCTGCCCGCTGCTCATCGGCCTGGGCGAGGGCGAGAACTTCATCGCCTCCGACGTATCCGCGATCATCCAGGCCACCCGCCGCGTGATCTTCCTCGAGGAAGGCGATACCGCCGAAGTCACCCGCCAGTCGGTACGCGTGTTCGACGGCAAGGACCAGCCCATCGAGCGCGACGTGCACGTGTCCGACGTGTCGCTGGCCTCGCTGGAGCTGGGCCCGTACCGCCACTTCATGCAGAAGGAAATCCACGAACAGCCGCGCGCGATCGCCGACACCATCGAGGCGGTCATCGACGGCGGCTTCTCGCCCACCCTGTTCGGCGCGAACGCCGAAGCGGCGTTGAAAGACATCGAGGGCGTGCAGATTCTCGCCTGCGGCACCAGCTACTACGCCGGCATGACCGCGCGCTATTGGCTGGAAGCCATCGCCGGCGTGCCATGCAACGTCGAGATCGCCAGCGAATACCGCTATCGTGCCGCGTACGCGAACCCCAAGCACCTGATCGTCACCATTTCGCAGTCGGGCGAAACGCTGGACACGATGGAGGCGCTGAAGTACGCCAAGTCGTTGGGCCACCAGCACACGTTGTCGATCTGCAACGTGCCCGAGAGCGCCATCCCGCGCGCCAGCGAACTGGTCTGTTACACCCGCGCCGGCGCCGAGATCGGCGTGGCGTCGACGAAGGCCTTCACGACCCAGCTGGCGGCGCTGTTCCAGCTGACCGTCGTGCTGGGCAAGTTGCGCGGCAAGGTCACGCCGGAGCAGGAGGCCGACTACCTGGAACAGCTGCGCCACCTGCCGGGCAGCGTGCAGCACGCATTGAACCTGGAGCCGCAGATCGCCGCGTGGGCGGAGCGTTTCGCGCCGAAGTCCGACGCGTTGTTCCTCGGTCGCGGCCTGCATTACCCGATCGCGCTGGAAGGCGCGCTCAAGCTGAAGGAAATCTCCTACATCCACGCGGAAGCCTATCCGGCGGGTGAGTTGAAGCACGGGCCGCTGGCGCTGGTGGATGCGGACATGCCGGTAGTGGTGATCGCACCGAACGATGTCCTGCTGGAAAAAGTGAAATCCAACATGCAGGAAGTGCGCGCGCGCGGTGGCGAACTGTTCGTGTTCACCGACCAGGACAGCCATTTCAGCGAATCCGAGGGCGTGCACGTGATCCGCACGCCGCGCCATGTCGGTGTGCTCAGCCCCATCGTGCACACCATTCCGGTGCAGCTGCTGGCGTACCACACCGCGCTCGCGCGCGGCACCGACGTGGACAAGCCGCGCAACCTCGCCAAATCGGTGACGGTGGAATGA
- a CDS encoding bifunctional diguanylate cyclase/phosphodiesterase: protein MSGTYNEVLVLFSLLVAILASYTALDMAGRVTTTQGTSAARWWLAGGAMAMGLGIWSMHFVGMLAFDLPIPLGYDLAITLYSMLAAVGVSAFALWLVSRPDLPVRLLCLGAVLMGAGIAVMHYIGMAALRMQPGIDYDPLWFALSIVIAVVASGAALWIAFHLRRGHRRHGMRLIAAVVMGFAIVGMHYTGMAAARFPADSWCGAARDGGVPTQWLAVLVVVATVAIMGIALIVSVLDRQMHLRTRHLAISLARANEELVQAALHDPLTKLPNRVLLQDRIEQAIEKAKRKQESLAVMFLDLDGFKSVNDAYGHQAGDLLLADVATRVRGLLRSQDTLSRLGGDEFVLVAPTTDPDDAAVVAQRILDAVALPIQAQGIDVQVTASIGIAMYPSDGMTERDLMAHADAAMYHTKDNGRNGYTFFAPSMNISAHQQLKLLNDLRRAVERNELVLHYQPKFAAPDYRMAGVEALLRWQHPDMGLLPPGAFIAAAERSGLILSLGEWVLDEACRQLHAWDNAGHDVPTIAVNLSPLQFSSPSLVETVRDTLARHALDPTRLTLEITETTAMRDADASVGILDELTRMGVRISIDDFGTGYSSLLYLKRLPATELKIDRAFVRELESNADDAAIVASIVALGRTLNLKVVAEGVETPGQQQQLRQLGCDFYQGYLLGEPVAADRLVHTRHAAPAPCLTD from the coding sequence ATGTCCGGAACCTACAACGAGGTCCTCGTCCTCTTTTCGCTGCTGGTCGCCATCCTGGCGTCCTACACCGCGCTGGACATGGCCGGCCGCGTCACGACCACGCAAGGCACCTCCGCAGCGCGCTGGTGGCTGGCGGGCGGCGCGATGGCGATGGGCCTGGGCATCTGGTCGATGCATTTCGTCGGCATGCTCGCGTTCGACCTGCCGATCCCGCTCGGCTACGACCTCGCCATCACTCTCTACTCGATGCTTGCGGCGGTAGGCGTCTCCGCCTTCGCCCTGTGGCTGGTGTCGCGACCGGACCTGCCCGTGCGCCTGCTGTGTCTCGGCGCCGTGCTGATGGGCGCGGGCATCGCGGTGATGCACTACATCGGCATGGCGGCGCTGCGCATGCAACCCGGCATCGACTACGACCCGCTGTGGTTCGCGCTTTCCATCGTGATCGCGGTGGTCGCCTCCGGTGCCGCACTGTGGATCGCCTTCCATCTGCGTCGTGGCCATCGCCGGCACGGCATGCGCCTGATCGCCGCGGTGGTGATGGGCTTCGCCATCGTCGGCATGCACTACACCGGCATGGCCGCCGCCCGCTTCCCGGCCGACAGTTGGTGCGGCGCGGCGCGCGATGGTGGTGTGCCGACGCAGTGGCTGGCCGTGCTGGTGGTGGTGGCCACCGTGGCGATCATGGGCATCGCGTTGATCGTGTCCGTGCTGGACCGGCAGATGCACCTGCGCACCCGCCACCTCGCGATCTCGCTGGCGCGCGCCAATGAGGAACTGGTGCAGGCCGCGCTGCACGACCCGCTCACGAAGCTGCCGAACCGCGTGCTGCTGCAGGACCGCATCGAACAGGCCATCGAGAAAGCCAAGCGCAAGCAGGAGTCGCTGGCGGTGATGTTCCTGGACCTCGACGGCTTCAAGAGCGTCAACGATGCCTACGGCCACCAGGCCGGCGACCTGCTGCTCGCCGACGTCGCCACCCGCGTCCGCGGCCTGCTGCGCAGCCAGGACACGCTGTCGCGGCTCGGCGGCGATGAGTTCGTGCTGGTCGCCCCCACCACCGACCCGGACGATGCCGCGGTGGTCGCACAACGCATCCTCGATGCGGTGGCGCTGCCGATCCAGGCGCAGGGGATCGACGTGCAGGTCACCGCTAGCATCGGCATCGCCATGTATCCCTCCGACGGCATGACCGAGCGCGACCTGATGGCGCACGCCGATGCCGCGATGTACCACACCAAGGACAACGGCCGGAACGGCTACACGTTCTTCGCGCCGTCGATGAACATCAGCGCGCACCAGCAGCTGAAGCTGCTGAACGACCTGCGTCGCGCAGTGGAGCGCAACGAGCTCGTGCTGCATTACCAGCCCAAGTTTGCCGCACCCGACTACCGCATGGCGGGCGTGGAAGCCCTGCTGCGCTGGCAGCATCCGGACATGGGGCTGCTGCCGCCGGGGGCATTCATCGCCGCGGCCGAGCGCAGCGGGCTGATCCTGAGTCTGGGCGAATGGGTGCTGGACGAAGCCTGCCGGCAACTGCACGCCTGGGACAACGCCGGCCACGATGTGCCCACCATCGCGGTGAACCTGTCGCCGCTGCAGTTCTCCTCGCCATCGCTGGTGGAAACGGTACGCGATACGTTGGCGCGGCATGCGCTGGACCCGACGCGCCTGACCCTGGAGATCACCGAGACCACCGCCATGCGCGATGCCGACGCCAGCGTCGGCATCCTCGACGAACTGACGCGCATGGGCGTGCGGATCTCCATCGACGATTTCGGTACCGGCTACTCCAGCCTGCTGTATCTCAAGCGCTTGCCGGCCACCGAGCTGAAGATCGACCGCGCCTTCGTCCGCGAGTTGGAATCCAACGCCGACGACGCGGCGATCGTGGCGTCGATCGTGGCACTGGGCCGCACGCTAAACCTCAAGGTCGTCGCCGAAGGGGTCGAAACGCCCGGCCAGCAACAGCAGCTGCGGCAGCTGGGCTGCGACTTCTACCAGGGCTACCTGCTCGGCGAACCCGTGGCGGCGGACCGCCTCGTACATACCCGCCACGCCGCACCCGCACCCTGCCTGACGGACTGA
- the fabB gene encoding beta-ketoacyl-ACP synthase I: protein MRRVVITGLGITSCLGNDADTVSAALREGRSGIRHIPQYAELGFRSQVGGAPEIDLDAQIDRKQKRFMGDAAAFAHIALRDAIADAGLDEALVSQPRTGLIAGSGGGSAEWQIEAADLLRARGIRKVGPYMVPRTMCSTVSATLATAFKIKGVSYSISAACATSAHCIGAAADLIRAGRQDIVFAGGGEELHWALTMMFDAMGALSSKRNDDPTHASRPYDADRDGFVIAGGGGMLVLEDYDHAVKRGARIHAELLGYGVTSDGADMVAPSGEGAVRCMQMALEGVTAPLDYLNTHGTSTPLGDVIELDAIRTALGDTLPPISSTKALSGHSLGAASVHEAIYCLLMMRDGFIAGSANIETLDEGASGFPIVQASRDATLDTVMSNSFGFGGTNASLVFGRV from the coding sequence ATGCGCCGTGTCGTCATCACCGGCCTGGGCATCACGTCCTGCCTGGGCAACGACGCGGACACCGTGTCGGCCGCGTTGCGCGAAGGCCGCTCCGGCATCCGCCATATCCCGCAGTACGCCGAGCTCGGCTTCCGCAGCCAGGTCGGCGGTGCGCCCGAGATCGACCTCGATGCGCAGATCGACCGCAAGCAGAAGCGCTTCATGGGCGACGCCGCGGCGTTCGCGCACATCGCGCTGCGCGATGCGATCGCCGATGCCGGCCTGGACGAGGCCCTGGTCAGCCAGCCGCGTACCGGTCTGATCGCCGGTTCCGGCGGCGGTTCGGCCGAGTGGCAAATCGAAGCGGCCGACCTGCTGCGTGCGCGCGGCATTCGCAAGGTCGGCCCGTACATGGTCCCGCGCACGATGTGCTCGACGGTATCGGCGACGCTGGCCACCGCCTTCAAGATCAAGGGCGTCAGCTATTCGATCTCCGCGGCCTGCGCGACCTCCGCGCACTGCATCGGCGCGGCGGCGGACCTGATTCGCGCCGGCCGCCAGGACATCGTCTTCGCCGGCGGTGGCGAGGAACTGCACTGGGCGCTGACGATGATGTTCGACGCCATGGGCGCGCTGTCGAGCAAGCGCAACGACGACCCGACCCACGCGTCGCGTCCTTACGACGCGGACCGCGACGGCTTCGTCATCGCCGGTGGCGGCGGCATGCTGGTGCTCGAGGACTACGACCATGCGGTCAAGCGCGGCGCGCGCATCCATGCCGAACTGCTCGGCTACGGCGTGACCTCCGACGGCGCCGACATGGTGGCGCCATCCGGCGAAGGCGCGGTGCGCTGCATGCAGATGGCGCTGGAAGGCGTCACCGCGCCGCTGGACTACCTCAACACCCATGGCACCTCGACGCCGCTGGGCGACGTGATCGAACTCGACGCGATCCGCACCGCGCTCGGCGACACCCTGCCGCCGATCTCCTCGACCAAGGCGTTGTCCGGTCACTCACTCGGCGCGGCCAGCGTGCACGAGGCCATCTATTGCCTGCTGATGATGCGCGACGGCTTCATCGCGGGCTCGGCCAACATCGAAACGCTCGATGAAGGTGCGTCGGGCTTCCCCATCGTGCAGGCGAGCCGCGACGCGACGCTGGATACGGTGATGTCCAACAGCTTCGGCTTCGGCGGCACCAACGCGAGCCTGGTGTTCGGGCGCGTCTGA
- the fabA gene encoding 3-hydroxyacyl-[acyl-carrier-protein] dehydratase FabA: MNAPASFSREQLLASARGELFGPDSGRLPNDPMLMFDRITEIRQDGGTHGKGMVRAELDIHPDLWFFQCHFLGDPVMPGCLGLDAMWQLTGFFLTWIGAPGRGRALGSGEVKFTGQVLPTAKRVSYEIDISRVVNRKLVLAVADGRMLVDGREIYTARDLRVGLFTSTESF; this comes from the coding sequence ATGAACGCCCCCGCTTCCTTCTCGCGCGAACAGCTGCTGGCCAGCGCGCGCGGTGAACTCTTCGGCCCCGACAGCGGCCGTCTCCCGAACGACCCGATGCTGATGTTCGACCGCATCACCGAGATCCGCCAGGACGGCGGTACGCATGGCAAGGGCATGGTGCGCGCCGAACTCGATATCCATCCGGACCTGTGGTTTTTCCAGTGCCACTTCCTCGGCGATCCGGTGATGCCCGGCTGCCTGGGCCTGGATGCGATGTGGCAGCTGACCGGCTTCTTCCTGACGTGGATCGGCGCGCCCGGCCGCGGCCGCGCACTGGGTTCCGGCGAAGTGAAGTTCACCGGCCAGGTACTCCCCACGGCCAAGCGCGTGAGCTACGAGATCGACATCAGCCGCGTGGTCAATCGCAAGCTGGTGCTGGCGGTGGCCGATGGCCGCATGCTGGTCGATGGCCGCGAGATCTACACCGCGCGCGATCTGCGCGTGGGCTTGTTCACGTCGACGGAGAGCTTCTGA
- the dinB gene encoding DNA polymerase IV, with translation MRKIIHIDMDAFYASVEQRDDPSLRGRPVVVAWRGERSVVCAASYEARVFGVRSAMPAVRAERLCPQAVFVPPDFIRYKAVSRQVREIFFRHTDLVEPLSLDEAYLDVTAPKTDLPTATAVAETIRAQIREETQLTASAGVAPNKFLAKIASDWRKPDGQFVLRPHQVEAFLTPLPVERIPGVGKVMQGRLNADGIHTVGDLRLHAQHELEARYGSFGGSLYRRARGIDERPVEPDQPVQSISSEDTFATDLLLSELEPHIVRIAEKAWQASRKTERVGRTVVLKLKTAQFRILTRSFTPESPPSSAQEFIDIALALRERVDLPGATRYRLVGVGLSGFRDRDEMATQPGLFDGAELAAG, from the coding sequence ATGCGCAAGATCATCCACATCGACATGGACGCCTTCTACGCGTCGGTGGAGCAGCGCGACGATCCGTCGCTGCGCGGGCGACCGGTGGTCGTGGCGTGGCGCGGCGAGCGCTCGGTGGTGTGCGCGGCGTCCTACGAAGCGCGCGTGTTCGGCGTGCGCTCGGCGATGCCGGCGGTGCGAGCGGAGCGTTTGTGCCCGCAGGCGGTGTTCGTGCCGCCCGATTTCATCCGCTACAAAGCGGTGTCGCGGCAGGTGCGCGAGATCTTCTTTCGTCACACCGACCTGGTCGAACCGCTCTCGCTGGACGAGGCCTACCTCGACGTCACCGCGCCGAAGACCGACCTGCCGACAGCCACCGCCGTGGCGGAAACCATCCGCGCGCAGATCCGCGAAGAAACGCAGCTCACCGCGTCGGCCGGCGTGGCACCCAACAAGTTCCTTGCCAAGATCGCCTCGGACTGGCGCAAGCCGGATGGCCAGTTCGTCCTGCGCCCGCACCAGGTGGAAGCATTCCTGACGCCGCTGCCGGTGGAGCGCATCCCGGGCGTCGGCAAGGTGATGCAGGGGCGCTTGAATGCGGATGGCATCCACACCGTCGGCGACCTGCGCCTGCACGCGCAGCACGAACTGGAAGCGCGCTACGGCAGCTTCGGCGGCAGCCTGTACCGGCGCGCGCGCGGTATCGACGAACGGCCCGTGGAGCCCGACCAGCCCGTGCAATCGATCTCCTCCGAAGACACCTTCGCCACCGACCTGCTGTTGTCGGAACTGGAGCCGCACATCGTCCGCATCGCGGAAAAGGCGTGGCAGGCCAGCCGCAAGACCGAGCGCGTGGGCCGCACGGTGGTGCTGAAGCTGAAGACCGCACAGTTCCGCATCCTCACCCGCAGCTTCACGCCGGAATCGCCGCCATCCTCCGCGCAGGAATTCATCGATATCGCCCTGGCGCTGCGCGAACGCGTCGACCTGCCGGGCGCCACCCGCTACCGGCTGGTGGGCGTGGGGCTGTCGGGCTTCCGGGATCGGGATGAGATGGCGACCCAACCGGGCTTGTTCGACGGAGCGGAGTTGGCTGCCGGTTGA
- the btuB gene encoding TonB-dependent vitamin B12 receptor, translating into MQSRTFSSPSLLALAVAMALPIAAQAQDATNLDEIVVSGTRTEVSIEDSLVPAEVIGRDAIQRSQARSLGELLQGRAGISIANQGGAGKITTLNLRGAESDHVLVLVDGVRMGSATAGLPALQDLPIDQIDRVEIVRGPRSSLWGSEAIGGVIQVFTRRNTGKVRPNFRIGVGSDSTREASAGIGGGIGRGWFGADVAYTRTDGFNACRGTSGDAANPFGAGCFADEPDRDGYRNTSANLRGGYSFTDTLTLEANALRADGESEFDGSFTNRSETVQQVLGTKLRYAPSDKVNLLLSLGRNDDKSDDFHDDVPSGYFETRRYVASAQGDFAVAANQLLTAGIDWQDDNVESATAFDITQRDNLAGFVEYQGRFGAHQLQASVRNDDNEQFGNHTTGSLGYGFGFGNGLKLTASVATGFKAPSFNDLYYPFFGNPDLKPEESESVNLGIAQYADTWNWTFNVYQNKVDQLISYDAAIFLPNNIDEARIRGAEFTVDFAVAGFDVATQLSHTDPRNRSAGFNDDNLLARRPRNTARIDVDRAFGAFRTGVTFNAAGERYDNLANTVRLGGYSTLDLRLEYAIAPAWTLQAKVGNVFDREYETVAWYNQAGRTYGLSLRYQPAE; encoded by the coding sequence ATGCAGAGCCGTACTTTTTCCTCCCCTTCCCTGCTGGCCCTCGCGGTCGCGATGGCGCTGCCGATCGCGGCGCAGGCGCAGGACGCCACCAACCTCGACGAAATCGTCGTCTCGGGCACGCGTACCGAGGTGTCCATCGAAGACAGCCTGGTCCCAGCAGAGGTGATTGGCCGCGACGCAATCCAGCGCAGCCAGGCGCGCTCGCTGGGCGAACTCCTGCAGGGACGCGCCGGCATCTCGATCGCCAACCAGGGCGGTGCAGGCAAGATCACCACGCTCAATCTGCGCGGCGCCGAATCCGACCACGTGCTGGTGCTCGTGGATGGCGTGCGCATGGGCTCGGCGACCGCCGGCCTGCCGGCATTGCAGGACCTGCCGATCGACCAGATCGATCGCGTCGAAATCGTGCGCGGTCCGCGCTCGAGCCTGTGGGGCTCCGAAGCCATCGGCGGCGTGATCCAGGTGTTCACCCGCCGCAACACCGGCAAGGTGCGGCCGAACTTCCGCATCGGCGTGGGGAGCGATAGCACGCGTGAAGCCAGTGCCGGTATCGGCGGCGGCATCGGCCGCGGCTGGTTCGGCGCCGACGTGGCGTACACGCGCACCGACGGCTTCAATGCCTGCCGCGGCACCAGCGGGGATGCCGCGAACCCGTTCGGCGCCGGCTGCTTCGCCGACGAACCCGACCGCGACGGCTACCGCAACACTTCGGCCAACCTGCGCGGCGGTTACTCGTTCACCGATACGCTGACGCTGGAAGCCAACGCGCTGCGCGCCGATGGCGAGAGCGAGTTCGACGGCAGCTTCACCAACCGCTCCGAAACCGTGCAGCAGGTGTTGGGCACCAAGCTGCGCTACGCGCCGAGCGACAAGGTCAACCTGCTGCTGAGCCTGGGCCGCAACGACGACAAGTCCGACGACTTCCACGATGACGTGCCGTCCGGTTACTTCGAGACGCGTCGCTACGTGGCGTCGGCGCAGGGCGACTTCGCCGTGGCCGCCAACCAGCTGCTGACCGCCGGCATCGACTGGCAGGACGACAACGTGGAAAGCGCCACCGCCTTCGACATCACCCAGCGCGACAACCTGGCCGGCTTCGTCGAATACCAGGGCCGCTTCGGCGCGCACCAGCTGCAGGCCAGCGTCCGCAACGACGACAACGAGCAGTTCGGCAACCACACCACCGGTAGCCTGGGCTACGGGTTCGGCTTCGGTAACGGCCTGAAGCTGACCGCCAGCGTGGCCACCGGCTTCAAGGCGCCGAGCTTCAACGACCTTTACTACCCGTTCTTCGGCAATCCGGACCTGAAGCCGGAAGAGTCCGAGAGCGTCAACCTCGGCATCGCGCAGTACGCGGACACCTGGAACTGGACGTTCAACGTCTACCAGAACAAAGTTGACCAGCTGATCTCCTACGACGCGGCGATCTTCCTGCCCAACAACATCGACGAAGCCCGCATCCGCGGCGCGGAGTTCACCGTCGACTTCGCGGTCGCAGGCTTCGACGTCGCCACCCAGCTGAGCCACACCGATCCACGCAATCGGTCGGCCGGCTTCAACGACGACAACCTGCTGGCACGCCGTCCGCGCAACACCGCGCGCATCGACGTGGACCGCGCGTTCGGCGCGTTCCGTACCGGCGTGACGTTCAACGCCGCGGGTGAGCGCTACGACAACCTGGCTAACACCGTCCGCCTGGGCGGCTACAGCACGCTGGATCTGCGCCTGGAGTACGCCATCGCACCGGCATGGACGCTGCAGGCGAAGGTGGGCAACGTATTCGATCGCGAGTACGAAACCGTCGCCTGGTACAACCAGGCCGGCCGCACCTACGGCCTGAGCTTGCGCTACCAGCCGGCCGAGTGA